The Desulfuribacillus alkaliarsenatis genome includes the window ATTTTCGCCGTTCCATATAAAGTCACCAAAAAACGGAAGGATTTGCTTCAAGGTGGATACTATACGCTTATAATGCATCGGATGGTTTATGTAAATATCTTTTAGAGTATTCACGACGGATAAATCGTTGGCTTGATGGAAGCGATAAAACTGCCAATCACAAATTTGCCTATAGACTTCATCTAAGGAGCCTGTGGTTGTGTCGCTTTGCTTATACAATTGGTCATGCTCATTAATGGAAAACAAGACAGAGTAAGCATAGTTGTTATCGTTGCTGAATGAAAGCTCTGCAGTTAGCTGACTTGTTTGTTGGCTTCCGTGATAAAGTATATGAGATGCATCCTTCTGTTTAAGCTCTGTACCCTTTAAGCTTGCCCGCACCACCTTTTGCAGCATCTGAAGAAATGATATTAAATTTGATTTGCCCGCACCGTTAGCTCCGATTACCACGTTCAGTGCATTTAACTCTATATCTAAGCTGCGAATCGATTTATAACCATTTAACTTTAGTCTATTAAGCTGAGTCATTAATTGTCCTCCTAACTACTAATAGTTTATAATTAGTTTCATTATAGCATGAATTGAGCAGTTGGCAGTATTAGTTAGCATTAGTTTCATTTTTTTGTCAGACCTAGTATAATAAAGAAGACTTGATTCAGGTGGAATTTAACTACTCCTTAATATTAGTCGCACTTATTCTATACTCTACATGAACTTTAGGAGAAAAATTTTATGCAAGTAATAGTATCCCATATTAATATTGACTTTGACGGATTAGCATCCATAGTGGCTGCTAAGAAGCTGTATCCA containing:
- a CDS encoding AAA family ATPase, which produces MTQLNRLKLNGYKSIRSLDIELNALNVVIGANGAGKSNLISFLQMLQKVVRASLKGTELKQKDASHILYHGSQQTSQLTAELSFSNDNNYAYSVLFSINEHDQLYKQSDTTTGSLDEVYRQICDWQFYRFHQANDLSVVNTLKDIYINHPMHYKRIVSTLKQILPFFGDFIWNGENQTEDAQAYFYWKEKGCSMTFNTSHMSDGMVRMISLITLLLQPNLPALICIDEPELGLHPYAINVISGLLQSVALETQVIVSTQSVTLLDEFDMQDIIVVDRKEGQSTFERLDITELAKWIQDYSLGELWQKNILGGRPS